One part of the Capsicum annuum cultivar UCD-10X-F1 unplaced genomic scaffold, UCD10Xv1.1 ctg1183, whole genome shotgun sequence genome encodes these proteins:
- the LOC124890089 gene encoding uncharacterized protein LOC124890089 — protein MAIYQYWKPGNGGIGGIIRNGRGDWIIGFSKSFTHATNNLMEMCALKKGLELVIEHNLRPLEINMKIILQKGNLLYDPLINHCRSTLRSLGGPTVQHSFREQNRVADMMAEMGATLNFFDKTHVFVTPPLLYAQFSGKI, from the exons ATGgccatttatcaatatt GGAAGCCGGGGAATGGGGGTATAGGAGGGATAATCAGAAATGGTAGAGGAGACTGGATAATTGGCTTCAGCAAAAGCTTTACCCATGCTACCAACAACCTCATGGAGATGTGTGCTCTCAAAAAAGGCCTGGAACTTGTTATTGAGCACAATCTAAGGCCTCTGGAaattaacatgaaaatcatattaCAGAAAGGCAACCTTCTATATGATCCACTTATTAATCACTGCAGGTCAACGCTAAGGAGCTTGGGAGGACCGACTGTTCAGCATAGCTTCAGGGAACAAAACAGAGTTGCTGACATGATGGCCGAGATGGGagcaactttgaatttttttgacaAGACTCATGTTTTTGTAACACCACCCCTTTTGTATGCTCAGTTTTCTGGGAAGATCTAG